Proteins found in one Microbacterium sp. SSM24 genomic segment:
- a CDS encoding sensor histidine kinase has protein sequence MTERPRGMSVRVKLALSYAGFLVVAGIALFAVGFLLLRFVPNGSLTVDGGGWAPNRANLLEVFVRYAWWALALLLVIGLVGGWLLAGVVLRPLDRITDAARRVRDGRLDHRVALPGAGDELTDLADTLDAMLDRVEHTVEEERRFAANASHELRTPHAIIRTVVEVAQADPEGRDVDEVLRRIGATNERAIATTEALLALARVARGGALDASTVDLAVLVADAVEDERADASARGIRFTTSLDPASVTGERGLLERLVANLVHNAVVHNAAGGWVRVGVTAGARAELVVENGGPVLAPALAATLTEPFVRGAGRTRGTGDGSGLGLAIVASIVRAHHGELALTAPPEGGLHVRVTLPR, from the coding sequence ATGACCGAGCGTCCGCGGGGGATGTCGGTGCGCGTCAAGCTCGCGCTGAGCTACGCGGGCTTCCTCGTCGTCGCCGGGATCGCGCTGTTCGCGGTCGGATTCCTGCTGCTGCGGTTCGTGCCCAACGGAAGCCTCACGGTCGACGGCGGCGGCTGGGCGCCGAACCGCGCCAACCTGCTCGAAGTGTTCGTGCGCTACGCCTGGTGGGCGCTCGCGCTGCTGCTCGTCATCGGCCTCGTCGGCGGCTGGCTGCTCGCCGGCGTCGTGCTGCGCCCGCTCGACCGCATCACCGACGCCGCGCGGCGTGTGCGCGACGGCCGACTCGATCACCGTGTCGCGCTGCCGGGGGCGGGCGACGAGCTCACCGACCTCGCCGACACGCTCGACGCGATGCTCGACCGCGTGGAGCACACCGTCGAGGAGGAGCGGCGCTTCGCCGCGAACGCCTCGCACGAGCTCCGCACGCCTCATGCGATCATCCGCACGGTCGTCGAGGTCGCGCAGGCCGACCCCGAGGGGCGCGATGTCGACGAGGTGCTGCGTCGCATCGGCGCGACGAACGAGCGGGCCATCGCGACCACCGAGGCTCTCCTCGCGCTCGCCCGCGTCGCGCGGGGCGGCGCGCTCGACGCCTCGACCGTCGACCTCGCAGTGCTCGTCGCCGACGCGGTGGAGGACGAGCGGGCGGATGCCTCGGCCCGCGGCATCCGCTTCACCACCTCTCTGGATCCGGCATCGGTGACCGGCGAGCGCGGGCTGCTCGAACGGCTCGTCGCGAACCTCGTGCACAACGCCGTCGTGCACAACGCGGCCGGCGGGTGGGTGCGGGTCGGCGTCACGGCCGGAGCGCGCGCGGAGCTCGTCGTCGAGAACGGCGGACCCGTGCTGGCGCCGGCGCTCGCCGCCACCCTCACCGAGCCCTTCGTGCGAGGGGCCGGGCGCACGCGGGGCACGGGCGACGGATCGGGGCTCGGCCTCGCGATCGTCGCATCGATCGTGCGCGCCCACCACGGTGAGCTCGCCCTCACCGCGCCGCCGGAGGGCGGCCTTCACGTGCGGGTGACGCTCCCGCGCTGA
- the panB gene encoding 3-methyl-2-oxobutanoate hydroxymethyltransferase: protein MSTGPLSPAAPASRPRMTFGGLAALKANREPIVMVTAYDYPSAQIAEAAGVDMVLVGDSAAMTVLGHESTVPVTVDEMVMLTAAVRRGLSTPLLVADLPFGSYEGSDEQAVATAQRFVKTTGCDAVKIERGGSSVDRARAIVAAGIPVMGHVGLTPQTAATIGGYRAQGRTAEEAVALCESAVALQDAGCFAIVFEAIPSAVTEAIMPRLEVPVIGIGAGPAADGQVLVFHDLLGIYDGHAARFVKRYADVRSAMLAGVTAYADEVRSRAYPAPEHGYGMPAEEAARLRAILDASTPPQARRA, encoded by the coding sequence ATGAGCACAGGACCGCTGAGCCCCGCCGCTCCCGCATCGCGCCCGCGCATGACGTTCGGTGGACTCGCCGCCCTCAAGGCGAACCGCGAACCCATCGTGATGGTCACGGCGTACGACTACCCGAGCGCGCAGATCGCCGAAGCCGCCGGCGTCGACATGGTGCTCGTCGGCGACTCGGCCGCGATGACCGTGCTCGGGCACGAGAGCACCGTCCCGGTCACGGTCGACGAGATGGTCATGCTCACGGCGGCCGTGCGACGAGGCCTCTCGACGCCTCTCCTGGTGGCCGATCTCCCGTTCGGCTCGTACGAGGGATCCGACGAGCAGGCCGTCGCGACGGCGCAGCGCTTCGTCAAGACGACGGGATGCGACGCCGTGAAGATCGAGCGCGGGGGCTCGTCGGTCGACCGCGCCCGCGCGATCGTGGCAGCCGGGATCCCGGTCATGGGCCACGTCGGACTGACGCCGCAGACCGCGGCGACCATCGGCGGCTACCGCGCACAGGGACGGACCGCCGAAGAGGCGGTCGCGCTGTGCGAGAGCGCGGTCGCGCTGCAGGATGCCGGGTGCTTCGCCATCGTGTTCGAGGCCATCCCGTCCGCCGTGACCGAGGCGATCATGCCGCGTCTGGAGGTGCCGGTGATCGGCATCGGCGCCGGACCCGCGGCCGACGGACAGGTGCTGGTGTTCCACGACCTGCTCGGCATCTACGACGGCCACGCCGCGCGGTTCGTGAAGCGCTACGCCGACGTGCGGTCCGCGATGCTCGCCGGGGTCACGGCGTACGCCGACGAAGTGCGCTCGCGCGCCTACCCGGCTCCCGAGCACGGCTACGGGATGCCGGCCGAGGAGGCCGCTCGCCTGCGCGCGATCCTCGACGCCAGCACGCCCCCGCAAGCCCGCCGCGCGTAG
- a CDS encoding GlsB/YeaQ/YmgE family stress response membrane protein yields the protein MLWTILGLILIGLIAGLIARAVIPGKQSMGILLTIVLGIVGSFVGGFLGYLLFGADPNGGFLQAAGIIGSILGAIIVLGLYVLVTRRRGVTRT from the coding sequence ATGCTTTGGACAATCCTGGGCCTCATTCTCATCGGCCTCATCGCCGGTCTCATCGCTCGCGCCGTCATCCCCGGCAAGCAGAGCATGGGGATCCTGCTGACCATCGTGCTCGGCATCGTCGGATCGTTCGTCGGCGGCTTCCTCGGCTACCTGCTGTTCGGTGCCGACCCCAACGGCGGATTCCTGCAGGCCGCCGGCATCATCGGCTCGATCCTGGGCGCGATCATCGTGCTCGGCCTGTACGTGCTCGTCACGCGCCGCCGCGGGGTGACGCGCACCTGA
- a CDS encoding YidC/Oxa1 family membrane protein insertase — protein sequence MDLYAFPPLAAILDAAYSGLLLLAELLQPLAGDAAAAASVILVTLLVRTALIPIGIAQAKAEQNRSRLAPQLRELQRRHRRDPERLQRETMKLYSDEGVSPFAGCLPMLAQAPVLAVVYALFAFAAIAGHPNALLAEHLAGVSLGTGLFAAVGAGTATLATFAVFGVLIAVIVVTAEITRRAFRAPDAERTDAAPLAGAAGRLVGALQFTTAVIAVFVPLAAALYLATTVVWTLVQRLILRRRYPLSPA from the coding sequence ATGGACCTCTACGCCTTTCCCCCGCTCGCCGCGATCCTCGACGCGGCGTACTCCGGCCTCCTCCTCCTCGCCGAGCTGCTCCAGCCCCTCGCCGGCGACGCCGCGGCCGCGGCATCCGTCATTCTCGTCACGCTGCTCGTGCGCACGGCGCTCATCCCGATCGGCATCGCACAGGCCAAGGCCGAGCAGAACCGCAGCCGCCTCGCGCCGCAGCTGCGCGAACTGCAGCGGCGCCACCGACGTGATCCCGAGCGCCTGCAGCGCGAGACGATGAAGCTGTACTCCGATGAAGGCGTCTCGCCGTTCGCCGGATGCCTCCCGATGCTCGCGCAGGCTCCCGTGCTCGCCGTCGTCTACGCGCTCTTCGCGTTCGCCGCGATCGCCGGACACCCGAACGCACTGCTCGCCGAGCATCTCGCCGGCGTCTCGCTGGGCACGGGACTGTTCGCGGCGGTCGGCGCAGGCACGGCGACGCTCGCGACGTTCGCCGTCTTCGGCGTGCTGATCGCCGTGATCGTGGTCACCGCCGAGATCACGCGGCGCGCGTTCCGCGCACCCGATGCGGAGAGAACGGATGCCGCGCCCCTGGCGGGAGCGGCCGGACGCCTGGTCGGCGCCCTGCAGTTCACGACGGCGGTGATCGCGGTGTTCGTGCCGTTGGCCGCCGCCCTCTACCTCGCCACCACCGTGGTGTGGACCCTGGTGCAGCGCCTCATCCTGCGCCGCCGGTACCCGCTCTCGCCGGCGTGA
- a CDS encoding DUF2520 domain-containing protein encodes MSIPDPRTVARLSVVGPGRVGRAAALAFTAAGYAVSGPSGRGEPVAEADAVLLCVPDREIGAVAAALRGRGALLGHTSGATPLAGSGVDFGLHPLRSFAGAEGADAFAGVGCAVAGVSPQALRTAEELARAVGGTPFEVADDQRAGYHAAASIASNFLVTLEAAAERVAAASGLPADFRAHLAPLVRGTVENWAAHGPRAALTGPIARGDEETVHRQREAVAARAPELLALFDELSDRTRALVRSEETPA; translated from the coding sequence ATGAGCATCCCGGATCCCCGCACCGTCGCGCGCCTCAGCGTCGTGGGTCCCGGCCGTGTCGGCCGGGCCGCCGCCCTCGCGTTCACCGCCGCGGGCTACGCCGTCTCCGGTCCGTCCGGCCGCGGCGAGCCCGTTGCCGAAGCCGACGCCGTGCTGCTGTGCGTTCCCGACCGCGAGATCGGCGCCGTCGCCGCCGCCCTGCGCGGCCGAGGAGCGCTGCTCGGCCACACCTCGGGGGCGACGCCGCTGGCCGGCTCGGGCGTCGACTTCGGCCTGCATCCGCTGCGCTCGTTCGCGGGCGCGGAGGGAGCGGATGCCTTCGCCGGCGTCGGCTGCGCGGTGGCGGGAGTCTCCCCGCAGGCCCTGCGCACGGCCGAGGAGCTCGCCCGGGCGGTCGGCGGGACCCCGTTCGAGGTCGCGGACGACCAGCGCGCGGGCTATCACGCCGCGGCATCCATCGCCTCGAACTTCCTCGTCACGCTCGAGGCCGCCGCCGAGCGGGTGGCCGCGGCGTCGGGACTGCCCGCCGACTTCCGCGCACACCTGGCACCGCTCGTGCGCGGGACCGTCGAGAACTGGGCCGCGCACGGACCCCGGGCGGCGCTCACCGGCCCGATCGCACGCGGGGACGAAGAGACCGTTCACCGTCAGCGCGAGGCGGTCGCGGCCCGGGCACCCGAGCTGCTCGCCCTCTTCGACGAGCTGTCCGACCGCACGCGCGCGCTCGTGCGCAGCGAGGAGACACCGGCATGA
- the panC gene encoding pantoate--beta-alanine ligase produces MRIVRTVADVRAAVRDARSRGASIGLVPTMGALHDGHLSLVRAARAANGLVVMSLFVNPTQFGPNEDLAAYPRDEERDARLAEDAGVDVLFAPPVAEVYPQGFATSIHVAGLTDVLDGASRGAGHFDGVATVVTKLFQMVAPDDAYFGQKDAQQVLVIRRLVRDLDMPVTVVACPTVREPDGLAMSSRNVYLDPESRERATALNRALDAAEREVAEGRTDAAAVLAAASAVLGAAGIEPEYLELRSPDDLREVARVAGPTLLAVAARVGPARLIDNRILEAAP; encoded by the coding sequence ATGAGGATCGTCCGCACCGTCGCCGATGTGCGCGCCGCCGTGCGCGACGCCCGTTCGCGCGGCGCCTCGATCGGCCTCGTGCCGACGATGGGCGCACTCCACGACGGTCACCTCTCGCTCGTCCGCGCTGCGCGGGCGGCGAACGGCCTCGTGGTGATGTCGCTGTTCGTCAATCCGACGCAGTTCGGCCCGAACGAGGATCTCGCGGCATATCCGCGCGACGAGGAGCGCGACGCGCGCCTCGCCGAGGACGCGGGAGTGGACGTGCTCTTCGCTCCGCCGGTCGCGGAGGTGTACCCGCAGGGGTTCGCGACCTCGATCCATGTCGCCGGCCTCACCGACGTGCTCGACGGCGCGTCGCGCGGTGCCGGGCACTTCGACGGGGTCGCGACGGTCGTGACGAAGCTCTTCCAGATGGTCGCGCCCGACGACGCGTACTTCGGGCAGAAGGACGCGCAGCAGGTGCTCGTGATCCGGCGCCTGGTGCGCGATCTCGACATGCCCGTGACCGTGGTGGCCTGCCCGACGGTGCGCGAGCCCGACGGCCTCGCGATGAGCTCGCGCAACGTGTACCTCGACCCCGAGTCCCGCGAGCGGGCGACGGCGCTCAACCGCGCGCTCGACGCCGCCGAACGGGAGGTGGCGGAGGGACGGACGGATGCCGCAGCCGTCCTCGCCGCGGCATCCGCTGTGCTCGGCGCAGCCGGAATCGAGCCCGAGTATCTGGAACTGCGCTCCCCCGACGACCTCCGCGAGGTCGCCCGCGTCGCCGGGCCGACGCTCCTCGCTGTCGCGGCCCGCGTCGGACCTGCGAGACTGATCGACAACCGCATCCTGGAGGCCGCCCCATGA
- a CDS encoding sulfurtransferase: MASPLISPLDLAHLLREQRTVRLLDVRWRLDVPEGRPAYLDGHLPGAVYVDLDRELARRDDPRQGRHPLPPREQLQEAARRWGVNKGDIVVAYDDLHSVAAARAWWVLTRSGLPDVRVLDGGLRGWLTERLPLDTGDVLPRRGDVELQEIEHGVADIDDVEDWPWKGVLLDVRAPERYRGDAEPLDPVAGHIPGAVNLPTTTHLVAGRFRSPDEIRAEFAAAGVVDGVAVAAYCGSGIAASHTALAGAIAGIDVTVYPGSWSQWSHSRGRLVAVGTTPSAEVTRL; encoded by the coding sequence ATGGCCTCCCCGCTCATCTCGCCGCTCGACCTCGCACACCTCCTGCGCGAGCAGCGCACCGTCCGGCTGCTCGATGTGCGCTGGCGCCTCGACGTGCCCGAGGGACGCCCCGCATACCTCGACGGCCACCTGCCCGGCGCCGTGTACGTCGACCTCGACCGCGAACTCGCGCGCCGCGACGATCCGCGGCAGGGGCGGCATCCGCTCCCGCCCCGCGAGCAGCTGCAGGAGGCCGCCCGCCGGTGGGGTGTGAACAAGGGCGACATCGTCGTGGCGTACGACGATCTGCACTCGGTCGCCGCCGCGCGTGCGTGGTGGGTGCTGACGCGGTCGGGTCTCCCGGACGTGCGCGTGCTCGACGGCGGCCTGCGCGGCTGGCTCACCGAGCGGCTTCCGCTCGACACCGGCGATGTGCTCCCCCGCCGCGGCGATGTGGAGCTGCAGGAGATCGAGCACGGGGTCGCCGACATCGACGACGTCGAGGACTGGCCGTGGAAGGGCGTCCTCCTCGACGTGCGCGCGCCGGAGCGCTACCGCGGCGACGCCGAGCCGCTCGATCCCGTGGCCGGGCACATCCCCGGCGCCGTCAACCTGCCGACCACCACGCACCTCGTCGCCGGGCGCTTCCGCTCGCCCGACGAGATCCGCGCCGAGTTCGCGGCGGCGGGCGTCGTGGACGGCGTCGCCGTGGCCGCGTACTGCGGGTCCGGCATCGCCGCGTCGCACACGGCGCTGGCGGGCGCGATCGCGGGGATCGACGTGACCGTGTATCCCGGCTCGTGGAGCCAGTGGTCCCACTCGCGCGGCCGCCTGGTCGCCGTCGGCACCACCCCGTCGGCCGAGGTCACGCGTCTGTGA
- a CDS encoding YaeQ family protein, whose protein sequence is MALGATIHTFTVQLADVDRGVYDELALRVARHPSETDAFMLTRVLAYCLEYEEGIVFTEGVAATDEPAVLVRDMTGRVTAWIEVGAPDAERLHYGSRLADRTVVYTHRDPAKVMAPWAGKRIHDAEAIRLYAFDPGFIDAAVAAIDRRNTMTLSVTERELYLDLNGTSLSSAVHEHLID, encoded by the coding sequence ATGGCGCTCGGGGCGACGATCCACACCTTCACGGTGCAGCTGGCCGACGTCGATCGCGGCGTCTACGACGAGCTCGCGCTGCGGGTGGCGCGGCATCCGTCCGAGACGGATGCCTTCATGCTCACGCGGGTGCTCGCGTACTGCCTCGAGTACGAAGAGGGCATCGTGTTCACCGAGGGCGTCGCGGCGACCGATGAGCCGGCCGTCCTCGTGCGCGACATGACCGGTCGCGTGACCGCGTGGATCGAGGTGGGCGCACCCGACGCCGAGCGCCTGCACTACGGCAGCAGGCTCGCCGATCGCACTGTCGTGTACACGCACCGCGATCCCGCCAAGGTGATGGCGCCCTGGGCCGGCAAGCGCATCCACGACGCCGAGGCGATCCGGCTGTACGCGTTCGACCCCGGCTTCATCGACGCGGCGGTCGCCGCCATCGACCGCCGCAACACGATGACGCTGTCGGTCACGGAGCGCGAGCTCTACCTCGACCTCAACGGGACCTCGCTCAGCAGCGCCGTCCACGAGCATCTCATCGACTGA
- a CDS encoding glycerate kinase yields the protein MAAVVLALDSFKSSIDAADAVEALREGWVSVDPGRELTLLPMADGGEGTLEAFAAAVPDAVRMPVTVTGPEGRRVAASWLLLPPAPGTPDGTAVVELASTSGIELLGSPPRLRPLDAGTRGFGEAIAAALAHGVSRLVLGIGSSASTDGGIGMLTALGARFTDAASGPITTGGRGLRSLAAADLSGLPPLPAGGVTVLTDVTNPLRGDRGAAAVFGPQKGAGQDEIALLDAGLGRLANLVDVDPDTPGAGAAGGTGFGLLAWGAGLVPGADAVAELIGLPEAVAAASVVVTGEGSFDGQSAAGKAPDLVRALARDAGVPVVLVAGRIAADADASGFAHAISLTALAGSGAAALAEPARWLFAAGAELARRFPA from the coding sequence ATGGCCGCGGTCGTCCTCGCGCTGGACTCCTTCAAGAGCTCGATCGACGCCGCCGACGCGGTCGAGGCGCTGCGCGAAGGCTGGGTCTCGGTCGACCCGGGACGAGAGCTGACGCTCCTCCCGATGGCCGACGGGGGTGAGGGCACGCTCGAGGCGTTCGCGGCGGCGGTGCCGGATGCCGTCCGCATGCCGGTGACGGTGACCGGTCCGGAGGGGCGCCGGGTCGCGGCATCCTGGCTCCTCCTTCCGCCCGCCCCGGGCACACCGGACGGGACCGCCGTGGTCGAGCTCGCCTCGACGTCGGGCATCGAGCTGCTGGGCTCCCCGCCGCGCCTGCGCCCGCTGGATGCCGGCACGCGCGGTTTCGGCGAGGCGATCGCCGCGGCCCTCGCGCACGGCGTCTCGCGCCTCGTGCTCGGCATCGGCAGCAGCGCCTCGACCGACGGCGGCATCGGCATGCTGACGGCGCTGGGCGCGCGATTCACGGATGCCGCATCCGGCCCGATCACGACGGGCGGGCGTGGACTGCGGTCATTGGCAGCCGCCGACCTCAGCGGGCTGCCGCCGCTCCCCGCCGGCGGCGTGACCGTGCTGACCGATGTGACGAATCCGCTGCGGGGCGACCGCGGCGCCGCCGCCGTCTTCGGACCGCAGAAGGGCGCCGGCCAGGACGAGATCGCGCTCCTCGACGCGGGGCTCGGCCGGCTCGCGAACCTCGTCGACGTCGATCCCGACACCCCTGGCGCGGGTGCGGCGGGCGGCACGGGGTTCGGGCTGCTCGCGTGGGGAGCGGGGCTCGTGCCGGGAGCCGACGCCGTCGCCGAGCTCATCGGACTCCCGGAGGCGGTGGCGGCGGCATCCGTCGTCGTCACCGGCGAGGGATCGTTCGACGGTCAGTCCGCGGCGGGCAAGGCGCCCGACCTCGTCCGGGCGCTTGCCCGGGATGCCGGCGTGCCCGTTGTGCTCGTGGCGGGGCGGATCGCCGCCGACGCCGATGCGTCCGGATTCGCTCACGCGATCTCGCTGACCGCGCTGGCAGGATCGGGCGCCGCCGCTCTCGCCGAGCCCGCGCGCTGGCTCTTCGCGGCGGGCGCCGAGCTCGCCCGTCGGTTCCCCGCCTGA
- a CDS encoding potassium channel family protein, with amino-acid sequence MSAPRSELKNTGYEIFIGILSVISIFNLVLVYAFVKDPALQQILTVMNALFSAIFLGDFIYRILTAPSASAYFFRHFGWADLLASLPFPQVKILRVFRLVRVSRLLREVGIRAVWNTVTKDRAGSALLVLLLMGILVLEFGSLAILRIEQYAEGANITSASDALWYVIVTISTVGYGDQYPVTDLGRLVGSGVIVIGVGIFGTFTGYLANLFLSPRKSDAAAPDAATDAATPAPATPAPADAPVAASVPAPAAPDPAADTATVDELRGLLAESEASLARMKVLLGGP; translated from the coding sequence ATGTCCGCACCGCGCTCCGAACTCAAGAACACCGGTTACGAGATCTTCATCGGCATCCTGTCGGTGATCTCGATCTTCAACCTGGTCCTGGTCTACGCCTTCGTGAAGGACCCCGCACTCCAGCAGATCCTCACCGTGATGAACGCGCTGTTCAGTGCGATCTTCCTCGGCGACTTCATCTACCGGATCCTGACCGCCCCGTCGGCGAGCGCCTACTTCTTCCGCCACTTCGGCTGGGCCGACCTGCTTGCGAGTCTGCCCTTCCCGCAGGTGAAGATCCTGCGCGTCTTCCGGCTGGTTCGCGTGTCGCGTCTTCTCCGCGAGGTGGGCATCCGCGCGGTCTGGAACACGGTCACGAAAGACCGGGCCGGGAGCGCGCTCCTGGTGCTGCTGCTGATGGGCATCCTCGTGCTGGAGTTCGGCAGCCTCGCGATCCTGCGCATCGAGCAGTACGCCGAGGGCGCCAACATCACCTCGGCGTCCGACGCCCTCTGGTACGTCATCGTCACGATCTCCACCGTCGGCTACGGCGACCAGTACCCCGTCACCGATCTGGGGCGCCTGGTCGGATCGGGCGTGATCGTGATCGGCGTGGGCATCTTCGGCACGTTCACGGGCTACCTCGCGAACCTCTTCCTCTCGCCGCGCAAGAGCGATGCGGCTGCGCCGGATGCAGCGACGGATGCCGCGACGCCGGCCCCTGCGACGCCGGCCCCCGCGGATGCGCCGGTGGCAGCATCCGTCCCCGCGCCTGCGGCACCCGACCCCGCCGCGGACACGGCGACCGTCGACGAGCTGCGCGGCCTGCTGGCGGAGTCCGAGGCGAGCCTGGCGCGCATGAAGGTGCTCCTCGGCGGCCCGTGA
- a CDS encoding response regulator transcription factor: MRVLIVEDELFLAEAIRDGLRLEAIAADIAGDGDTALEQLSVNAYDVVVLDRDIPAPNGDEIARRLAGEPESPRILMLTAADRLDDKASGFESGADDYLTKPFALQELVLRLRALGRRPAKSTPPVVELGGVRLDRFRREVYRDGRYIALTRKQFAVLDVLMTAGGGVVSAEDLLERAWDENADPFTNAVRITISTLRKRLGEPWVIETVPGVGYRMSA; the protein is encoded by the coding sequence ATGCGGGTGCTGATCGTCGAGGACGAGCTCTTCCTCGCCGAGGCGATCCGTGACGGCCTGCGCCTGGAGGCGATCGCCGCCGACATCGCCGGCGACGGCGACACCGCTCTCGAGCAGCTCTCCGTCAACGCGTACGACGTGGTCGTGCTCGACCGCGACATCCCCGCACCGAACGGCGACGAGATCGCGCGGCGCCTGGCCGGCGAGCCCGAGAGCCCGCGCATCCTGATGCTCACCGCCGCCGACCGGCTCGACGACAAGGCGAGCGGCTTCGAGAGCGGGGCGGACGACTACCTCACCAAGCCGTTCGCGCTGCAAGAGCTGGTGCTGCGCCTGCGCGCACTCGGCCGGCGGCCCGCGAAGAGCACCCCGCCTGTCGTGGAGCTCGGCGGTGTGCGGCTCGACCGGTTCCGGCGCGAGGTGTACCGCGACGGCCGGTACATCGCCCTCACGCGCAAGCAGTTCGCCGTGCTCGACGTGCTGATGACCGCCGGCGGTGGCGTCGTGTCGGCCGAAGACCTCCTCGAGCGCGCGTGGGACGAGAATGCCGACCCCTTCACGAACGCGGTGCGCATCACGATCTCGACGCTGCGCAAGCGCCTCGGCGAGCCGTGGGTCATCGAGACGGTGCCGGGCGTCGGCTACCGGATGAGCGCATGA
- a CDS encoding M15 family metallopeptidase encodes MLDRPARLRRLVFLTIGVGVAAFLAVLVVVGVRATTAAASAPFLPSEAAGHIAEGATVTLADDALPAIAHLDPALLGAMRQAEADAATDGVGFDVTSGWRSARYQQWLLDDAVERYGSEDVARQFVATPDASRHVTGDAVDIGSLDAQLWLSQHGWKYGICQTYANERWHFELATDPGGTCPEMKADAAS; translated from the coding sequence ATGCTCGATCGTCCCGCACGCCTCCGCCGTCTCGTGTTCCTGACCATCGGAGTGGGAGTGGCCGCGTTCCTGGCCGTGCTCGTCGTCGTCGGCGTGCGCGCGACGACGGCCGCGGCATCCGCTCCCTTCCTCCCCAGCGAAGCGGCGGGGCATATCGCCGAAGGGGCGACGGTGACGCTGGCCGACGACGCACTCCCCGCGATCGCGCACCTGGATCCGGCCCTCCTCGGCGCGATGCGACAGGCGGAAGCGGATGCCGCGACCGACGGCGTCGGCTTCGACGTGACGAGCGGCTGGCGGTCGGCCCGCTACCAGCAGTGGCTGCTGGACGACGCGGTCGAGCGGTACGGCAGCGAGGACGTCGCACGGCAGTTCGTCGCGACGCCTGACGCTTCCCGGCACGTCACCGGCGACGCGGTCGACATCGGCTCCCTCGACGCCCAGCTGTGGCTCTCGCAGCACGGCTGGAAGTACGGCATCTGCCAGACGTACGCCAACGAGCGCTGGCACTTCGAGCTGGCGACCGACCCCGGTGGCACGTGCCCCGAGATGAAGGCGGATGCCGCGTCCTGA
- a CDS encoding DUF6412 domain-containing protein, with translation MTETLGVVLRLLLELMAGVAIREPSALAFAAAAIAAVAVLAITLARVELPVSATGSSPHPLRAIDVSVRLTQSDPDAAGHARPRAPGAAAPAA, from the coding sequence ATGACCGAGACGCTCGGCGTCGTGCTGCGCCTCCTGCTCGAGCTGATGGCCGGTGTCGCCATCCGCGAGCCGAGTGCCCTGGCCTTCGCCGCCGCCGCGATCGCGGCCGTCGCGGTCCTCGCCATCACGCTCGCCCGGGTCGAGCTTCCGGTGTCCGCGACCGGGTCGTCGCCGCACCCGCTGCGCGCGATCGACGTCTCGGTGCGGCTCACGCAGAGCGATCCGGATGCCGCGGGCCACGCGCGTCCGCGAGCGCCCGGCGCGGCGGCCCCGGCCGCCTGA
- a CDS encoding potassium channel family protein, whose translation MSEPPIDRLSRAQRRRVVAWGLLRALIAAVVLVTLYFVIPLEWLDTLPPAVAMVVAAGVLVSVSVWQVLAIIRAVEPGLRAIEALAVIAPLYLLVFAATYFLLEHNVPSSFTQELTRMDALYFTVTVFATVGFGDIAAVSQTGRVIVTIQMVINLILLGAGVRLLTMAVKHGRSEKSDA comes from the coding sequence ATGAGCGAGCCCCCGATCGATCGGCTCAGCCGGGCTCAGCGACGACGCGTGGTCGCATGGGGACTGCTGCGCGCGCTGATCGCCGCCGTCGTCCTCGTCACGCTGTACTTCGTCATCCCCCTCGAGTGGCTCGACACGCTCCCGCCCGCGGTCGCGATGGTCGTGGCCGCCGGCGTGCTCGTGTCCGTCTCGGTGTGGCAGGTGCTGGCGATCATCCGGGCGGTCGAGCCCGGCCTCCGGGCGATCGAGGCGCTCGCGGTGATCGCGCCCCTCTATCTGCTCGTCTTCGCGGCGACGTACTTCCTGCTGGAGCACAACGTCCCGTCGAGCTTCACGCAGGAGCTCACCCGTATGGACGCCTTGTATTTCACGGTGACGGTCTTCGCGACCGTGGGGTTCGGCGACATCGCGGCGGTGAGCCAGACGGGACGCGTGATCGTCACGATCCAGATGGTCATCAACCTCATCCTGCTCGGCGCGGGGGTGCGCCTGCTCACGATGGCGGTCAAGCACGGCCGGAGTGAGAAGTCCGACGCCTGA